The following proteins come from a genomic window of Dysidea avara chromosome 12, odDysAvar1.4, whole genome shotgun sequence:
- the LOC136240875 gene encoding uncharacterized protein: protein MAIPQAELDAIDAVQKKTFTGFNLAYKNQDYQMLVETFTEDCTFVPPGSGPIKGRDGVKKMCEGMHKAGVADIKITKAEARPVGEYIFKFGEADMFDKDNKKVDVTNFAQIWRKDGDGQYRHWFEMINSQAPPKPPSS, encoded by the exons ATGGCAATACCTCAAG CTGAACTGGATGCCATTGATGCAGTGCAGAAGAAAACATTCACTGGGTTTAACTTGGCATATAAAAATCAGGATTATCAAATGCTTGTGGAAACCTTCACTGAAGACTGCACATTTGTTCCTCCTGGCAGTGGACCAATTAAAGGAAGAGATG GTGTGAAAAAGATGTGTGAAGGAATGCATAAAGCTGGAGTTGCTGATATAAAGATTACTAAAGCAGAAGCAAGACCAGTGGGTGAATATATCTTTAAGTTTGGCGAAGCTGATATGTTTGACAAGGACAACAAAAAGGTTGATGTAACCAA CTTTGCCCAAATTTGGCGAAAGGATGGTGATGGGCAGTATCGTCATTGGTTTGAGATGATCAACAGTCAGGCTCCTCCTAAACCTCCCAGCAGTTAG
- the LOC136241325 gene encoding ATP-dependent DNA helicase RecQ-like, whose protein sequence is MSPTILNMTTSCGNIDTCSKAAANFLGYASLKQEQATVINQFLFGKDVFAVLPTGFGKTLCYACLPLVFDAVLGTDRSIVVVISPLVSIMKDQTDTFNKRGLAAAFVSGDQNNEVVLKGVKAGAYKLVFFTPEMLLLNKHWRCLLKSDVYASNICALVIDEAHTVKKWGDSFRKVMQRIVEVRSLIPPSVHMMCLTATATKSLREEVIAILGMKSPEVIAVSPSKLNITFMIKKFDNIQEAFSPLVSGLLKQRGEFPRTIIYCQRLPECGRIYRHLRYCLGKQFTEPVDAPDLPEFRLVDMFHSSVDVEIKEYILKSFTKPSHLRVVIATVAFGMGIDCNDVHQVFHVGPPEDIECYIQETGRAGRDGDKSLALLMLIKEIRMIHIDPSMRNYIKSSTCRRDCLFQNFEGYNPIKSTPCLCCDVCSLGQCEELQQFSI, encoded by the exons ATGAGTCCAACAATTCTGAACATGACTACCTCCTGTGGTAATATCGATACGTGCTCTAAAGCAGCAGCCAATTTTTTGGGGTACGCCAGCTTGAAACAAGAGCAGGCAACAGTTATTAATCAGTTTCTCTTTGGGAAAGATGTATTTGCTGTTCTGCCTACTGGATTTGGAAAAACACTGTGCTATGCGTGTTTGCCACTTGTTTTTGATGCTGTCCTTGGCACTGATCGCTCTATAGTAGTGGTGATTAGCCCTCTGGTATCCATTATGAAAGATCAG ACCGACACTTTTAACAAGAGAGGCTTAGCTGCAGCTTTTGTCAGTGGAGACCAAAACAATGAAGTTGTACTTAAAGGAGTAAAAGCTGGAGCTTATAAACTAGTTTTCTTCACTCCAGAGATGTTGCTGTTAAATAAGCACTGGCGTTGTTTGCTCAAGTCGGATGTTTATGCTTCAAATATATGTGCCTTAGTTATCGATGAGGCACATACTGTCAAGAAATG GGGAGATAGTTTTAGGAAAGTAATGCAAAGGATTGTTGAAGTACGGAGCTTGATACCACCATCAGTGCACATGATGTGCTTAACAGCAACAGCAACGAAGTCACTTCGAGAAGAGGTTATTGCTATTTTAGGAATGAAAAGTCCTGAAGTCATTGCAGTGTCACCATCCAAACTGAACATAACTTTTATGATCAAAAAGTTTGACAATATACAAGAAGCATTCTCACCTTTGGTCAGTGGATTGTTGAAGCAGAGAGGAGAGTTTCCACGTACCATCATTTATTGCCAACGTTTACCTGAGTGTGGCCGTATTTATCGACATTTGCGATATTGCCTTGGCAAGCAGTTTACTGAACCAGTGGATGCTCCAGATTTGCCTGAATTCAGGCTTGTGGATATGTTCCATAGTTCAGTGGATGTTGAAATAAAGGAGTACATTTTAAAGTCATTCACAAAGCCCTCACATTTGAGAGTTGTTATTGCTACTGTGGCATTCGGGATGGGTATTGATTGTAATGATGTTCACCAAGTGTTTCACGTTGGCCCACCTGAAGATATAGAATGCTACATTCAGGAAACTGGTCGGGCAGGCCGAGATGGTGACAAGTCACTTGCACTTTTAATGCTCATCAAAGAGATTAGAATGATCCACATTGATCCAAGCATGCGAAATTACATTAAAAGCAGTACTTGCAGAAGGGACTGTctttttcaaaattttgaagGATACAACCCCATTAAAAGTACTCCTTGTCTGTGCTGTGATGTATGCAGTTTAGGCCAATGTGAAGAACTCCAACAATTTAGTATTTAA
- the LOC136239809 gene encoding uncharacterized protein, with translation MASNTIIFCLGCGSNITNQKGNRLIRTPSSRHILPVWSLLMREELNTRSASVTAQSMAVNVGKMCRKCFNTFERASKLWQTLTTGIAKAADAYVPHNAPLATVPGTCDAPPTPKRPRLSDWQEGQSPVVKVQIRYRRNKFRNHILTPSRKAMGKAVARPSKLTIARECLNDHTIRCYIMTILSRNIRSEMHKMCAEKTNSVLKQEAPEILEDFCWDSLLTEVRTHAPTLLYFLNACTQTKKNRSNRESTIGMCIAMLLKYHYNKMSLVQKIVALILYAGRSSKQVFQRLQKINVCISHQTLNSIISKVGLKFDSKVIQWRDLLLGELNVSDVPGQVDNQVQDGLSHVPCIEMEYPDSDNSNESSTHSESSFSSPPVSPLMSEGELTDSENEEESEYPDSESSEWSTESSPCSESPSLVAPCFSPLTPSNRQSNLEDWVTAIACPVAESPQHLQIPVILSHQLPAESPQRLQIPAVPSHQLPFESPQRLHIPAVPSHQLPFESPQRLQIPAVPSHQLPFESPQRLHIPAVPSHQLPAESPQHLQIPAVLSQQPPAENIIPTSFESPVITTYKLVGDNIDFSVKARYSRSDSPKDQSVHYFHYMAVRDRTDFSDYSSEKADTCLNSADKMAQFLLPTKECDDQLTNHLAVLVSRIIVSHMPYFRFAFSDVVSWHIDHPYYEDMSKKSEVTPLGVLLFNENKGDEMIKILSHVHQFVPVVEHEREVDVGNGKSVSQPVSRLHSLLFGGDQLTAARVRGAQEAKSNSVTSSKRFDGLIPVIEDWHTEVILVEVIWKYFYDTDSAGEHCTLYQMRNLINQQNVGKLPKHCFNACNDFLNITITGHILSAALKTFGMATLDSQPSEDIIPFPENTWTQIDTERKSLLEQLSKSVVEKYINHFFNSAVSSSGDRVHDYTNYLMSIGCMYMLFRDAIKEGDGSRVLLYYRYLLPLFINAGRRNYANESLNLLCQYYFDLPPRMAQQLIWCRFINTAGVKGRNIPSDQHLEHLNKVLKGTIQGLGSNKSAEGIVRRSKALGVMNEILSRFDESNKVSSLSGAHGVPEHKKELELIIKELQEHKVFEVIQGRKHPSFDKPVSVVHMKPVSEILSWVTDHLTSHYYKKNNQPHLI, from the exons ATGGCTTCTAATACAATCATTTTCTGTTTAGGATGTGGCAGCAATATAACGAATCAAAAAGGAAACCGGTTGATTCGGACACCATCATCACGGCACATTTTACCTGTTTGGAGTTTGCTAATGAGGGAAGAGCTAAACACCCGCTCAGCTTCAGTAACTGCCCAGTCGATGGCTGTAAACGTCGGGAAAATGTGCCGAAAGTGCTTCAACACGTTTGAAAGAGCATCCAAGTTGTGGCAGACTCTTACAACTGGCATTGCTAAAGCAGCAGATGCGTATGTTCCACATAATGCTCCCCTTGCTACCGTTCCTGGTACCTGTGATGCTCCACCTACACCTAAACGACCCAGATTATCAGATTGGCAAGAAGGGCAGTCACCAGTAGTCAAG GTTCAAATAAGGTATCGTCGTAATAAGTTTCGGAATCATATCTTAACACCCTCCAGGAAAGCCATGGGCAAGGCCGTTGCTAGGCCAAGTAAACTGACAATAGCCCGGGAATGCTTGAATGATCACACTATACGATGTTACATTATGACTATCTTGTCTAGAAACATTCGTTCTGAGATGCACAAGATGTGTGCTGAAAAAACCAATTCTGTTCTTAAACAAGAAGCTCCTGAAATATTGGAAGATTTTTGCTGGGACAGTTTGCTTACAGAAGTCCGAACCCATGCACCCACCTTGCTTTATTTTTTGAATGCTTGCACACAAACCAAAAAAAATCGCTCTAACCGAGAATCTACCATTGGGATGTGTATAGCCATGCTTTTAAAGTACCACTATAACAAGATGTCCTTGGTGCAAAAGATTGTTGCTTTAATTCTTTATGCTGGTCGTTCAAGTAAACAG gtGTTTCAGCGCTTGCAGAAGATCAATGTCTGCATATCTCACCAAACCCTAAATTCTATCATTTCAAAAGTGGGACTAAAGTTTGATAGCAAGGTTATTCAGTGGAGAGACTTACTTCTTGGCGAGTTGAATGTTTCTGATGTTCCTGGACAG GTTGATAACCAAGTACAGGATGGGCTATCCCATGTTCCATGTATCGAGATGGAATATCCCGACTCAGATAATTCTAATGAATCGTCAACTCATTCAGAGTCATCCTTTAGCTCTCCACCAGTTTCACCATTGATGTCAGAAGGTGAGTTGACTGATTCTGAAAATGAAGAAGAGTCTGAATACCCAGATTCAGAAAGTTCTGAGTGGTCGACTGAAAGCTCACCATGCTCAGAATCTCCCAGCCTTGTTGCCCCATGTTTTTCTCCATTAACACCATCGAACAGACAAAGTAATCTTGAAGATTGGGTAACTGCAATTGCCTGCCCTGTAGCTGAATCACCTCAACATTTACAGATTCCAGTGATTCTGTCTCATCAACTGCCAGCTGAATCACCTCAACGTTTACAGATTCCAGCGGTTCCGTCTCATCAACTGCCATTTGAATCACCTCAACGTTTACATATTCCAGCAGTTCCGTCTCATCAACTGCCATTTGAATCACCTCAACGTTTACAGATTCCAGCGGTTCCGTCTCATCAACTGCCATTTGAATCACCTCAACGTTTACATATTCCAGCAGTTCCGTCTCATCAACTGCCAGCTGAATCACCTCAACATTTACAGATTCCAGCGGTTTTGTCTCAACAACCACCAGCTGAAAATATTATACCAACCAGTTTTGAATCTCCTGTTATTACAACTTACAAGTTGGTGGGAGATAACATTGACTTCTCAGTTAAGGCTCGGTACAGTCGCAGTGATAGCCCTAAAGATCAGTCTGTCCACTATTTTCATTATATGGCTGTGCGTGATCGAACTGACTTTAGTGACTATTCTAGTGAAAAGGCTGACACTTGTTTGAATAGTGCAGACAAAATGGCACAGTTTCTCTTGCCAACCAAAGAATGTGATGACCAGCTGACTAATCATCTTGCTGTTCTGGTGTCTCGGATCATAGTGTCACACATGCCTTATTTTCGTTTCGCCTTTTCTGATGTTGTTTCCTGGCACATTGACCATCCATACTATGAAGACATGAGTAAAAAGTCTGAAGTG ACCCCATTAGGTGTACTGCTTTTCAATGAAAACAAAGGGGATGAGATGATCAAGATATTGTCCCATGTTCACCAGTTTGTGCCAGTGGTGGAACATGAACGTGAAGTGGATGTTGGGAATGGAAAGAGTGTTTCACAGCCAGTTTCTAGGCTCCACTCGCTGTTGTTTGGTGGTGACCAATTGACGGCTGCTCGTGTGAGAGGTGCCCAAGAGGCAAAGTCCAACTCTGTGACTTCATCCAAGAGATTTGATGGACTCATTCCTGTAATAGAGGACTGGCACACGGAAGTCATCCTGGTTGAG GTTATTTGGAAATATTTTTATGATACTGATTCTGCTGGAGAGCACTGCACTCTTTATCAAATGCGAAACCTAATCAACCAGCAGAATGTTGGGAAATTGCCAAAACACTGCTTCAACGCCTGTAATGATTTTTTGAACATAACAATTACAGGACACATATTGAGTGCTGCATTGAAAACATTTGGAATGGCAACACTGGATAGTCAACCATCCGAAGACATCATTCCTTTCCCAGAAAATACATGGACACAAATTGATACTGAACGAAAATCTTTGTTGGAGCAGTTGAGCAAAAGTGTTGTGGAGAAATACATCAACCATTTCTTTAACTCAGCAGTTTCTTCAAGTGGCGATCGTGTACATGATTACACAAACTACCTGATGAGCATAGGCTGTATGTACATGCTATTTAGAGATGCAATAAAGGAGGGTGATGGCAGTAGAGTGCTCTTATACTACCGTTACCTCCTGCCACTTTTCATCAATGCTGGACGTCGTAACTATGCAAATGAAAGCCTGAACTTACTTTGTCAGTATTACTTTGATTTGCCACCTAGAATGGCCCAGCAGTTGATATGGTGCAGATTTATCAACACTGCTGGTGTAAAAGGAAGGAATATACCTTCTGATCAACACCTGGAGCACCTGAATAAAGTTTTAAAGGGAACCATACAAGGGCTGGGCTCAAACAAAAGCGCTGAAGGTATTGTCAGACGTAGCAAAGCACTGGGTGTGATGAATGAAATACTGTCAAGGTTTGATGAGAGTAATAAAGTTAGTTCGTTGAGTGGGGCTCATGGTGTGCCTGAGCACAAGAAGGAACTTGAATTAATAATCAAAGAGTTACAGGAGCACAAAGTATTTGAAGTTATACAGGGACGGAAACATCCTTCATTTGACAAACCTGTCAGTGTTGTACATATGAAGCCAGTCTCGGAGATACTTTCTTGGGTTACAGATCATCTTACAAGTCATTACTATAAGAAAAATAACCAACCTCATTTAATATAA